In the genome of Candidatus Angelobacter sp., one region contains:
- a CDS encoding LptF/LptG family permease: MKTLHLYLTRQVLATLAMTVAVFTFVLLLGNVLREILALLVNGQTTIGLVLQAVALLIPFVLVFALPMGMLTATLLVFGRFSADQELTAVRASGVSLVALITPVLLLSAGLSCVSALVNLQVAPQCRVAYKNLFYRIGLERSTSLIMEGRFMDDFPGYIVYVGKKSGTNLYEVRIDGVDADGKMTNHIVAARATLVSDVGNNRAYLRLYNVYETDLVNWSGVNSFEEISKTLTTKPLTQPAFSVSLSDMTFRQLWRKLSELEQLGVRAAPIPRATVEQMREQKRQLEAIKADLTMPVRVQIHRQVAFSFACIGFTLVGIPLGIRAHRRETSVGVAMALILVLTYYSFIIVGQSLESRPELAPHLIVWLPNFIFQAVGAVLLWRANRGV, from the coding sequence ATGAAAACACTGCATCTCTATCTGACCCGGCAGGTGCTGGCGACGCTGGCGATGACCGTTGCCGTGTTTACCTTCGTGCTGCTGCTCGGAAACGTGCTCCGGGAAATCCTCGCGCTGCTCGTCAACGGTCAGACAACCATCGGCCTCGTGCTGCAGGCCGTCGCCTTGCTGATCCCTTTCGTTCTGGTTTTTGCCCTGCCCATGGGAATGTTGACGGCGACACTGCTGGTCTTCGGACGTTTCAGCGCCGACCAGGAGTTGACCGCCGTTCGCGCCAGTGGCGTCAGCCTGGTAGCGCTGATTACGCCGGTGCTGTTGCTGAGCGCGGGATTGAGCTGCGTCTCGGCCCTGGTCAATCTGCAGGTCGCGCCGCAATGTCGCGTGGCCTACAAAAACCTTTTTTACCGCATCGGTCTGGAGCGCTCGACTTCGCTGATCATGGAAGGCCGGTTCATGGACGATTTCCCGGGTTACATCGTTTACGTCGGCAAAAAAAGCGGCACCAACCTGTACGAAGTGCGGATCGACGGCGTGGACGCGGACGGAAAAATGACGAACCACATTGTCGCAGCCCGGGCGACACTCGTTTCCGACGTCGGCAACAACCGCGCGTATTTGCGATTGTACAATGTTTACGAAACGGACCTGGTGAACTGGAGCGGCGTCAACTCATTCGAGGAGATTTCAAAAACGCTGACCACCAAACCGCTCACGCAGCCGGCGTTCAGCGTCAGCTTGAGCGACATGACGTTCCGCCAACTGTGGCGGAAGCTGAGTGAACTGGAACAGTTGGGCGTCCGGGCCGCACCGATCCCGCGCGCGACCGTGGAACAGATGCGCGAGCAGAAGCGCCAGCTTGAAGCGATCAAGGCCGACCTGACCATGCCGGTGCGGGTGCAAATTCACCGGCAGGTCGCCTTTTCGTTCGCGTGCATCGGGTTCACACTCGTCGGCATTCCGCTCGGGATTCGCGCGCACCGCCGCGAAACCAGCGTCGGCGTGGCGATGGCGCTTATTCTCGTTCTGACCTATTACAGTTTTATCATCGTCGGCCAGTCGCTTGAGTCCCGTCCGGAGCTGGCTCCGCATCTGATCGTGTGGCTGCCCAATTTCATTTTCCAGGCCGTCGGCGCGGTGCTGCTCTGGCGCGCAAACCGCGGCGTCTGA
- a CDS encoding sialate O-acetylesterase: MNPRRVFPISCRLLLASLCVVVATHAEVRLPGLFSDHMVLQQGMRVPVWGWADEGEKVTVTFRGKKASTTAKNGKWMVKLAALKAGGPDLLTVEGGNRIEVKDVLVGEVWVCSGQSNMEFPLKASFEVDKDIANSANSELRLFTVPKLKANGPVDDVKAGWQECNPDTVKNFSAVGYYFGRDLQRARGVPVGLIHTSWGGSPAEVWMREGVLAANPEYKRDILDTYGDKLKWYQAELDKWEKEAAEFKKAGKEPPRGRPWPAWKPAELYNGMIAPLIPYAIAGAIWYQGESNADRAWQYRTLFPDMIRNWRRDWGQGDFTFLAVQIAPWDRNKKRTVEQITLAPGDSDWAELREAQLLATKALPKVGMAVITDVGDKDDIHPTKKGPVGARLALLARNTTYGEKIESEGPRYRQMRVKGEQVILSFDHVSSGLEARGGRLRGFAICGEDGKFIWADAQIDGDKVVVSSSVVLKPVAVRYGWADYPVVNLFNHEGLPASPFRTDNFPMITAPKK; encoded by the coding sequence ATGAATCCACGACGAGTTTTCCCCATTTCATGCCGGCTCCTTCTGGCGTCATTGTGCGTGGTGGTCGCCACGCACGCGGAGGTCAGACTGCCCGGCCTGTTCTCCGACCACATGGTTCTCCAGCAGGGAATGCGCGTGCCGGTCTGGGGCTGGGCTGACGAAGGAGAGAAGGTCACGGTCACGTTTCGCGGAAAAAAAGCTTCGACGACCGCGAAGAACGGGAAATGGATGGTGAAGCTGGCCGCGTTGAAGGCGGGCGGGCCGGACCTGTTGACAGTCGAGGGCGGAAACAGAATTGAGGTGAAAGACGTGTTGGTCGGTGAGGTCTGGGTTTGCAGCGGTCAGTCTAACATGGAGTTTCCGCTGAAGGCGTCGTTTGAAGTGGACAAAGACATTGCCAATTCTGCAAACTCGGAGCTTCGCCTCTTCACGGTTCCAAAACTGAAGGCCAACGGGCCGGTGGACGACGTCAAAGCGGGCTGGCAGGAATGCAATCCGGACACGGTTAAAAACTTTTCCGCCGTGGGCTATTATTTCGGTCGCGATTTGCAAAGGGCGCGGGGCGTGCCGGTGGGCCTGATTCACACATCGTGGGGCGGGTCGCCGGCGGAAGTATGGATGCGCGAAGGAGTCCTCGCCGCGAATCCCGAATACAAACGCGACATTCTCGACACCTATGGAGACAAGCTCAAGTGGTATCAGGCGGAATTGGACAAGTGGGAAAAAGAAGCCGCGGAGTTCAAGAAGGCCGGCAAGGAACCGCCGCGCGGGCGCCCCTGGCCGGCGTGGAAACCCGCCGAACTTTACAACGGCATGATCGCGCCGTTGATTCCTTACGCCATTGCCGGCGCCATCTGGTATCAGGGCGAGTCCAACGCGGACCGCGCCTGGCAGTATCGCACGCTGTTCCCGGACATGATCCGCAACTGGCGGCGGGACTGGGGCCAGGGGGACTTCACGTTTCTGGCCGTGCAAATCGCGCCATGGGACCGCAACAAAAAGCGAACCGTTGAACAGATCACTCTCGCTCCCGGGGACAGCGACTGGGCCGAATTGCGCGAAGCGCAACTGCTGGCGACAAAAGCGCTGCCCAAGGTCGGCATGGCAGTCATCACCGACGTCGGTGACAAGGACGACATCCACCCGACGAAGAAAGGGCCGGTTGGCGCGCGACTGGCGCTGCTCGCGCGGAACACTACGTACGGAGAGAAAATCGAAAGCGAAGGCCCCCGCTACCGGCAGATGAGGGTCAAGGGCGAGCAGGTTATTTTAAGTTTCGACCACGTGAGCAGTGGTCTCGAAGCGCGTGGCGGGCGGCTGCGCGGATTCGCGATTTGCGGCGAGGACGGAAAATTCATCTGGGCGGACGCACAAATTGACGGCGACAAGGTCGTCGTGAGCAGTTCTGTGGTACTGAAACCGGTCGCGGTTCGTTATGGGTGGGCGGACTACCCTGTGGTCAACCTGTTCAATCACGAAGGCCTTCCCGCGTCGCCGTTCCGTACCGACAACTTCCCAATGATCACCGCGCCAAAAAAATAG